gagggacgtccgatttcaccggtcactgtagaaccttccagaatataaagactgccggttcttttaccttttaacaaaacgagagctccacgagatactttaatgtcgctcgactcgatgttgattctgcatcctttcaagtctaaaatactcaaggagatgagattctttcgtaaatcagtacatacctgacatctgagagtgtcctaatcgtcccatcgtgtatcctaattttaacagtaccaataccgattattttactagatgaatcgtttcccatgtgcacaactccaccttcaactgaactgtatgtggagaaccattctctattgggacacatgtggaaagaacatcctgaatctaggatccactcagacgtaagcttggagttatcgctcgttgacactaacaagaaatcatcaccgccttcatcgaccaaattagcaccagctacatcttcctcgttactctcagcagctcttttatttcgcagtttataacaatctgctttgacgtgacctaactttttgcaatagcgacaccttttgtctcgtttctttgatgctaccaaaacggaagcttgtctatctgctttgctattcaaatcaaactcattgtcgagtttgtctctactcaacaaatgacccttcacatcttcgaacgagagtttgtctctgccataaatcagggtctccctgaaagacttgtatgaagagggtaaagagcacaataatagcatagtttgatcttcatcgtcaatataaacctcaacgttctttaaatcatttaaaagagtaatgaattgactaatgtgatctttaagaagctcaccttcgttcatgcgaaacgtaaatagacgttgtttcaacactaaacggttagccagagacttagtcgcataaagagtttctaacattttccacaaggcgaatgaggtcttctccatcaatacctcctgcaatactgtattcgcgaggcacaactggattgcagacaaggccttttcatcaagctcttcccattctgtttgatttagattctcaggctttttccctgtaacaacctttttcaagccattttgaactagaattgccatcatccgaacttgccacagattgaaatttgtctcaccatcgaacttctcaatttcaaaccttgttgctgccatctctgaccgggctgatctatgaaaattaaactagctctgataccacttgttaggatcgtcccgaataagcaacgaacaagtaaaaatagtagaagaaattgagaagatgaacacacaaatttaacgtggaaaaacccctcaaaagaggataaaaaaccacgggcaaagataattttactataatggcaaaagaatgaagagtacaaaagatggagataaaaactaaaccccaaaaacccgaaaaacaaagaaccctcaaacgtaaacacaaaattctctgaatgttttatgagttctaatctaatgggtgtctcttaattctaagattgtaaaggagcctatttataggctaaattagtaagtcaaataaactatactaataaatgctaaatatattatactaataaatactaaatcttctagaaagaaaatatatttttgtttaacttgacttgcaagcaatctcttagaatttgggtcacataattctaacattcataaaacttgaattttagtctttgtactttgtTGACATAAAGAATTAGTGAAGGGTAGAGAGTAATGTTGATAGCAGTTCACCTTGATAGGACGAAGAGCTGCAATATTCGATAGGGAGAGAAAAGTGACAATAATGGAGAGAAAAGAGTATTTATAATGTTTTGTTGTGTGTTCAATGATCTCTTCActgtaataaataaatttatatatatatgagacaAAGGGTGTCACATGTTAGGATCTCGTTGACGGTAAAGTCACATCTTGTCTTCTTATAAGGGTAACGATATGACCTTTTAGGTTGATGATATAATACTTTGGGACAGCCGAGTAATCAACGAGCACAAGGTTCTACATGCTCCTAATAAAGGTAGCCTTATACGAAAGTCCTTTGGGTTTACTATGGAGTTGCCTAATGTTGGAGTTCCACTTGGTGTTGAAGTCctcttacttttttattttaaaatctcaaTCCATCATTAAAAGCATAATATATACTTAGGGTTTGATTTAATacattgtttttgaatttttcatattttctaagTTTGAAAGAGAGATGTATCTATACATATAAGTAAGCGGTCTAAACTTTAGAGATGAGATTATCGAGAATGACAACTACAACATGTTTGGGGTAAAACGAAACGAATTGATAGTTAAGATATCACtcttgacaaaaaaaaaactttaagtaCCTAAGTGAGAAACGTAATATAATTTGAGactaattttgtaattaaacttaataaaaaattaaattttttggtaaaaaaaattatttaacacattgatcatgttttttttaaattttacaaaccaccttaaaaaatcaacaagcatcattaattaatttctaaaaaaataaataagacaatgataaaattttaatttacttatgaaattaaaaaaaaagctatcaataaatcaaataataatcatgtttaactcttataaaattaaaatattctgaAATAATAATTTATGGACCGGAGAGGTCAATATTAGATGGCTACCCCCACAACTTTTTTACCCTATAGAATCCAAAGCAGATTTCataaaataagattaaatatTACATGGTGGCTTGAACTTTAAACagtaaaaaaacaataatttaccTTTAAATTTACAGTAGATTATGGGACACCGTGGTTGAAAAAAATATGGATGAAAAAAACtcttttttggaaaaaattagaaataatttatattggtattaatatgtttttatagtattaatatcaaaattatatatgattttcgatttaatgtgtaatttaatatatgaaattttgatctGATGTAATTATATAAAAGAAACTTTGATTGTGGTTTAAATATATACGTAAAACTTTAATTTCGATTCAATTATCCACattcaaaaaataaatgtatcaatttattgttatattggataaatataattatttgtatatgtaatatataaacataaaataatgttgtataaataattgtgttaataatttataaaaattaaattaaatcaaaatttaatgtataaaattacatGTTACATTCAAACAATAATTGAAAATGATATAGCTTCAATTCATTTACATACTATTATTTGTaaagttagaaaaatatatatcccaaaaatacataaatttgaatttaaaattcaattaagtcattatcACTAATGTTATCAAAGTGAGTCAAAGGAGTTGGCCAAATATACCTCAATATTCAATTTCAATgttgagaaataaaaatttgatgagtCTTTAAAGTAACAAAAGTCCCCCTTTTTTTAAAGGCGAAATTGACTGCCATGTCCATATATAATTACCAAAAGTTTTTATTGGATCAATAAATCGTAAGTGTAATAGTAAAATATATTacgtttttgataaaaatattcaaatttaaattctaaaaacggcatttaagagaaaaataactataaaccctaaaaaataatattattgagaAAATTAactataaaccttaaaaattgacattataaaaaaaatttacactttgaaaaaattaatctTCGTGGACTATAAGAAAaattactttgaatttttttttcttttaaaatgtcTCAAAACATTGCATGAAGCCATTTTCAAGGCTTGTAAGTTCCTAGTAgttgcctttttctttttatgcctTTTTCCCTATTTTAACACAACCTTGCATTTAAACCTATAAACCAATCACTCAACTCAAAAGGCAATGGAACCCACTTCTAGAAACTAAAATTATTTCtacttttataattattatatcatGATATTTGTTAATGATAATGAATTTCATGGTGAcaatatcatcatcatcaattacGTTTATAAAAAGAAATGATTATTATGTCAATTGAATCTTAGTTTGATTAGTATGGGTATTGATGCCAATACAAGATgatgtgggttcgagtgtgtTGAAACATATTATCCTGATATTTATGGGTTGGGAGACTGTGGGTAGTTCTaaacattgtgtcaaaaagaacaaatattatcAAAACTTAAAACGAGAGTATTAAAAAACTGGTTATAGACGAATTTAATTctgtttatattaaatttaaatttgatttaattgatAACCcctttgaaatgttaaaaatatttattagcaACAAAAACATTGTAAAATACTTAGCTTTTAAAAACAAAAGTACTCAAAGTAAACAAGCTCGGGTTAAGGCATTTTTTTGGGTTATAAGTTTTAAAAGGAAACTATAAAAATATCCTCATTTACATTAtctgtttaaaaatatttaaaatttatattaaattattttttataaatgattatttaaatatcatttatcattatatttaatatattaaaatatttcatgtatcattaattttacaaataatttatattaattatttaaaattttatatttcatgtatcattatattaaataatttaaatataatttaaatatatttattttttttgatttcgttaaaataaatatctttttaaCGTTTCAAATTGCAAACCACATTCTTGTTGTATCCGATAATCAActcaaattcatataagaaagaaactaaaataagtatttcttgcttgcttttgaacttttttttataagtgaTGTTTGGTAGGATGTAAAATGTTTACTTttcatggatttttttttaattccttaaAATTTTGTTACGAGTAAGCTACACCTAatatcactaaactattagtaagtttatattttagtcgttcaactttaaaaaattataaaatgataattaaactatTAGAAAGTTGTCGTTTACGTCATTAAGCTATTAAAATCGATGTTGTATAACATTGTTTAGTTGCACCGCTTGTCTACAAGTTGACTGTCACAAATCtgtaaataaaaattcaaataactttCTTCTCCAATCTTTGACATTAACCATCAAATCAACTTAAATCTTAAGTATGTACTTCAACTCGTAAATAGATACTGATCCTTCATATCAATCATCGAATAATCCATCTACTAGCTAgacttttaatttaaataaacaactttcaaataatttaataatcattctataattttttaaaatcgaatgaacaaaatattaacttactaataatttaataatttttaccaaaatttaattactttcctACAAACTTATGATCAACCGCCAAAAATTATCTTTTTCCACGtaaataaaaagttgaaaaagtgTTAGACAAATtactagtttttcttttttttttaaaaaaaaaaggcaataGTTAGTATAATTTTCTATCACATTCACATTCCAAAAAAAGCATTTCACAAATTACACAAGTTGATATAAATTTCCCACTATCTAAAGTAAGAAATTCCACTTCAAAAACTCTTTTAAAAAGAGTTCATTTtggatttataattattttttaaaatatatataaagatttaCAAATAtggaataataaaattaaataaatctcaaGTATAAAATACACATCAATAAACTTTTCAAATACAAATCCACAAATTGATCCATAAGCAATAAAATGCAAAATCCATCATtcaataacaataacaaaaaaattaagtatttttacCGGCTGGCATATACCGGAACACAATGGTACCGTCTCCAAAACGAAACTGAAAGTTTGTTACTGAAATGGAGCATTCCAGGCAGTACCAGAACAGAATTTGACTACTTTTTCTGCAATCAACCTAGCCCAACACtactttatatttaaattaattataaaaatatgtgaaagttcAACAATCCATGTAGGCTTTTAGAAGGCAAAATACTCATGGTGCTTCCTTTTGAACCATGGAGCAAATCCAAGTAAAAAAAGAATCAACTGTAAGAATTGgcaagtaattaaaaaataactacAATCACACAAGCCATAAAATAATTGATGACAAGCtatgtatatataataagaaCACTATGGCAGACATATACTCGAGTTCCTGGGAACATGCACATAGAGAAAATCTCATACTAACAGTCACATCCTAGTAAATCAACCCACCCTAAAACAAGGGGAAAGAAGGGTTCTCCAAACCAATCATATTTCATGgttttaacatgtataaataacCACCAAACCTGCAATCAACCTTACCCCTTTTCTTCCATGAAACATATCATATATAGACCATGCAAGCTTTAACATTGCCATGCATCTTGCAAAGCAGCAATTAGAGCCCCCTATTGCTGCTTGCAATCTGGCGGCCTCACACCTTGCTGCCCATCCCCTTGTGCTCTTCCACTCTTCTAcgatacataataaaaataatcaggcatcaatttcatcatgAGGGGGCAagggtaaaataaataaattacatgaAATTTATGTACCTTTCGTGCAAATGAGGACTGCAGCAACATTTTCATGCATTGTAACAAGGATCGAATGAAAAATTAGCATCACTTGAAATTCCAAAAGGAAAATAAGCCGTATTCATATAAGATGAGACAAATCAAGGATCATGTACCTTTTTGGTCTTACTTCCTTCATCATCCTCATCATCGTCATCGTCATctccatcttcatcttcatcctcATCATCCTCGTCCTCATCCTCGTccacatcatcatcatcatctcctATCTCTAACTCATCTCCTTGAATAGCTTCTCCTGTAAACCATGACACTGCATGTGGAATAATCTTGTCTCGAATTGCTGACCTGCACAAAAAAACAGGTAGAAGATGAGAAAAAAGAGCCAACAAATATATAGTTTATATGAAGCTAGAAGAGGACTTCAAACTGAGAAAAGCTGAAAAGAGAATGCACCCTATGTCATAATCCTGTTCCATTTGATTTTGTAGCTCTTCAGCCTgtgaagaaagaaagaatgatTAGAAAAGTAGAAGTAATTAATCAATCATCAAATTTTACATGGCTATTTTAATGTTTGCATACAGCATCTTCATCAATGTCTTCATCATCATCGGGAACTTCAGGAGGATTGAAGAAGTTGAAGAAACTTTCACAGTCTTCTGTTTTAGTGATTGGCTTGGCGTTCTTCGATCCCTTCTTAGGCTTCTTTTTGAGGATCTTCTGCGTCAAGCACTTTCCTGGATACCGTTCAATCTCCGTTCTATAAAACATGAGGAAAACAATTTCAGTTAAAATGTAAGATGTCTTGTAATCTAATAATCCAATGAGACATTTGAAAAAGGAAAAGGTAACCGTAATTACCCAATAGCTCTCTCAAGAATAGGTTCATCTTCATCAATCATGTGATATGTCTTTGTcaacaaagtattcttgaaataAGGATTGGGGTCAAAGTAAAACTCAAGCTTGAATCCTTTGGGTTCCTCTATCCTATGCCACTTGATATCCTTGAGATATTTGAGAGCTCCTTCATCACGCTCAGTGATCTGCTTCCAAAATCATAAGTACAATTGAGCATCACTATTTccaaaaaggagaaaaaataaaaaataagtaaccAAAGAACAATTATAACCGGATAACCAACCTCATCAGAAAGCACATCATTGTTTTTCATGGCAGTAAGCCAAAAATCAGGTACTCCTTTCTCTGCATATAAAGTATAATTGCATGAATACCAGTCCATTTCTATAGAGGAAAGGGAGGAGGGGGAGGGAACCAAACTAATAAGATCATACCTTCAGCAGTGTTATCCTCTTTCTGGTCCATGGCTGCATCATTTGTAGTTCCCTCAGCTTCAGCAACACCATTCACAATATCATATCGCTACATATATgataattaatcaaataaataccACGGTGACCAATTAAACAGAATTAAAATCACAAACCTTGGCATACAAAGGTTGATATAATTTCTGATATTTAGCTTCGAGTGCTGCCCTCTCCTCAAAATATTTAGCCTCTAACTCATCATGTTGACCctgttgaaaaaataaaaaagaacccaATCAAAAAACGGACTCTCTTTTTCAACCACAttgtaagcaaaaaaaaaaaaactaaaattaaaatacaacaatCTTAACTGGCTAGATAAGAACAAGAGAGTCAATGTACAGCAAGAACATAGAACTTTGTACTCTATCAAAGTAACTTGAATCAAAATCAGTacagatattaacataaattcaACAAATTAAGTTCGACTTTCTCAACTATGAAAGTAAATCCCaccctaaattaaataaatatgacaaaaaaacaaaacaaacaacaAGCAAATATAGTAATGAACATCACACAGCAAAAGCAACAACAAGAAGCATAAAAAGAAAGAACATGCCTGGATCTCTCTGAGAACCTCAACACGCTTTCTAACATTTGGTGAAAGGCTCTCCAACATATCAGTGTGCTCCCTAGCAAGATTCTGAAGTTTATTctgccaaattttttttaaattttaaaaattaaaatattgaaaaatcaaataaaccAAAAATGACATAATTCGAGTAGTCACCAACCTTTAGAGCGTTAACGAGACCAGCTCGAGCTTCCTCGTTAAGAGCTGaaactcaaaaaatatatatttatgagaagcgaaaaaaaaaacaattaagggTAGGATTTTAGAGGAGAAAATTAAGTTACCGTCGCCGAGATCGGACATGTTGAAATTAATTGCTTCTTTGCTCATTTGgggatttctttttaaaaatttaattcggAGAAATGAGGGCGGGCACTAAAACCCTAGATGAGAGAAATTGGAGCGAAAAGGGAATATGGgagtttttaagattttaagtGAGCAGCGTTTAtaggttaaaattaaaatttaaaaatatagccCTCTTTTCAAACAAATATACAAAATCCTTTAGCTTTAAAAAACCTAACTCCATTAATGGAGAGGAttgtttgaattaaatcatattaGTTGAGATATTAGTTCAGAGAAAGTTAATAAATTGGTTGATATGTGAATCAAATTTTTGGGGGTAATATGTAGCGATGATAAACTAATATTACACATCCGATAATATGTATGGCatctcaatttttgaaaaaaaatagaatttaatgaatttaatagttcttgctaggattaaaattttataattctaaaagtacaaagactaaaaataattaaattaacggTACTAAAACTACAACTTACTCAAAGTATAATGTCTAATAACACAATTTGACCTTTTCTTATGGAGCAATCTATTTTATGATCGAGGTATGATTTCTCTTATATTCTGCTAATCATAGTTGTGCATACACTTTGCTATCTTTTCTTTCATCGTGTCTTTTTCTGAGCACAGGGGCGAAGTTAGGAGGGCTGGCAAGGGTCCGGTTTCCTATAAActgtaaaattgttatttaggtcattataatttttttaaaaatttaaattaataaaggtaaaattgtactttgacctcctctaaaattataaaaatttgatttaatattttacaaattataaagatatagactataaaaaattaaaagcttaTCCGACTCCCtctaaaaaattgttctggcttCGACCCTGTCTGAGCATAATTTCCAATAAatgtttttggatttaaaaaatatatatttttctattgttATGATATGGTTCCgcaaaaattttgcatttgtataaaaatatttattcatacaattgttttttttgtccttttcaaGGTAATTTATCGTTATTTATATATAAGGCTTGAAGTAACCAAGCTACATACGGGATGAAATGTTATCTTCCTAAAAATTGCATGTGTCCTAACAAAGGACTCACCAGACCATAGGCGAGCTGTTGGGGAACTCGCCAAATTGATAGCGAGCAAGACCCTGGCTAGCCGAACCATAAGTTACCAACTAGGATGATTGGCGAGCGCACGGGCGAGCAGATTTTACGTGGCACgttttatattatttgtataaCAATAGTCAAAAGTGTTACAGAGTTAAGAAATGAAATACATATTGAGTTGTGATTTTTAATACAACTAAGCGGCATATAGATAGAGCTATGGTGCTTGTCTCCTGGGTTGAACCTTTAGAGAGGAATATCAAGACCTTTGCCAACATCTACCCCGATCGTCTGAAGTATTCCTTTGTTTATAATCTGAAAAACGCAACACCGTAAATTCGAAAATCTATTGCCAATGGACGATGCAGAAAAGGTGGAGACACACTTTACCAGTTCTACAATGAAAACACCGATTATGCCAATCATACAGGCCCTAGAATTCCATATCTCAGCTGTCCTCGTAAATCCAAGAAATGGTGCTTTGAATTTTGGCTCTACTTTTGGGACTTCAACCTGAATTTGTTTTTTCTTATAAACAAAAACCCAGTATAgattaaaagataaaaacaatAAGAAGGCAGGAGAAAAGAACGTACACCAGCAGGAAGCTTGGCAGCTAGAAGCTTGAAGGATGCTCGATTTCTGAAGGTTGTCGTGTAATGATACTGATTTTGCCGATGAATTGTTAATGGCTTAGTTGGAAGAAGTGATGGGGAGGAAATGAGTGAAGCAGTAGCCATTGCAGCCAAAGCTAAAGCTAAAGCTATCGTGTGGCTTTTATCTACTTCAAACGTAAAAGCCGGTCCACCATAACAAGAGCTTTGTGGC
The Gossypium hirsutum isolate 1008001.06 chromosome A07, Gossypium_hirsutum_v2.1, whole genome shotgun sequence genome window above contains:
- the LOC121231951 gene encoding nucleosome assembly protein 1;3, with protein sequence MSKEAINFNMSDLGDALNEEARAGLVNALKNKLQNLAREHTDMLESLSPNVRKRVEVLREIQGQHDELEAKYFEERAALEAKYQKLYQPLYAKRYDIVNGVAEAEGTTNDAAMDQKEDNTAEEKGVPDFWLTAMKNNDVLSDEITERDEGALKYLKDIKWHRIEEPKGFKLEFYFDPNPYFKNTLLTKTYHMIDEDEPILERAIGTEIERYPGKCLTQKILKKKPKKGSKNAKPITKTEDCESFFNFFNPPEVPDDDEDIDEDAAEELQNQMEQDYDIGSAIRDKIIPHAVSWFTGEAIQGDELEIGDDDDDVDEDEDEDDEDEDEDGDDDDDDEDDEGSKTKKSSFARKKSGRAQGDGQQGVRPPDCKQQ
- the LOC121231952 gene encoding light-harvesting complex-like protein OHP1, chloroplastic; the protein is MATASLISSPSLLPTKPLTIHRQNQYHYTTTFRNRASFKLLAAKLPAGVEVPKVEPKFKAPFLGFTRTAEIWNSRACMIGIIGVFIVELIINKGILQTIGVDVGKGLDIPL